Below is a window of Neodiprion virginianus isolate iyNeoVirg1 chromosome 4, iyNeoVirg1.1, whole genome shotgun sequence DNA.
CCTCACCTTTAAACGTCAAGGAGTCTTGGAGAAGGCTCGAATTAACGCTACAAGTGTCGTTCAACGAATCACAGTTCGAACTACTTGAAATTTCGGTAGCATTATTTATCCCGCTGTCATTGAGTTCTGTATTCTCATTTTCTGCTGTCGTTACTACGGGTGTTTTCTCACGTTTAAATGATGtctttgttgaatatttttcctgttcctttttttttggttgcTTCAGGGATCTTCTCGGTCTGTCGTTTATGACGATCAGGGTATTCTTTTCGATACCGCTCAGCCCGGCAtctataatttatatttaacaGATCGTGGTATATAGTTAAGGCCTTTTCCATTATCagatatgaatgaaaaaagaatgataataatgtatTTTCTCACCGTTTTCAGAGCTACCAGAATCTGCATGAGGAGCAGGTTGAATTGAATTGGTGCTATTCTCCGTATTCTTAAATAATTTAGACAGCTGCTTGGCCAATCTCCAAGAGTTGtaactgtattttttcaatctctgcAAAATTGTTAGATGCATTGCCTCCTCCGCAATGGCACATCCTTCGACAATCTTTTTGCGTTGTGAAACGGTCAAATTTTTCCCACGGAGCTTAGCCTACACAAGTCCAAAGCAAATAGGAATAAGAGAAATTCACGTTTCGTATAAGAAGACCACGAggattatattattacagtaCGGTGGCAGTGGGAGTAGAATTTAGATACAAGATTTTCATATATACCTTCAGGGCAAACGAGGGATTCTCATTTCCTACAAATGGTTTGAAGAAATTGCTTTTAATCCAGGCGCGGTTCACTATAGTTTTGCCGAAAAATGTCACGTAATACTGGCTCTGGAAATTcgcaaatgaaatttacgtCATACAGAACATAGTGAACGCGCAAATCAAAGTGAAAGCGTAACGAGATATTGTCTCACCGGTACGATCGAATTGGGATTGTCGAACCAATAAAATCGCTTAAATTCGGGAGAGAAGTCGATCATCGCCGGACTCCATGGATGCCCGATTACTTTGGCCCACACGATACTCCCTGCCTTGAATTTACTCTCGATGAACATTTCGTCCTTCGGGAGTTCCGTGCACTCCGGTGCCGAACATTTGTTTCTTGATTTATCTGTcgaatagtaaaaataaaaacaacagtGAGCGTATATTTCAAAACTTGATCAATAATTGTGGTATCTGCTATCGGCAGGTGTCGGGATATTGAACATTCGCCACCGTCatatgataaataatatttatatttcagacGTACCGGAATTCATGGAGCAATACCATTCTTCAGGTACTTCAAGCGGGTCATCGATGTTCGCTACGTAACGCCACTTTTTGCAAGTTGGTTCGCAGCATTCGATCCAGAGACCATGTAAGTTGGGTATCACGGTATTGTGATCGTCCTCCATGGCTTATATGGTTCGAAAATCGCAGACCTATTCGATAAAATCAGAAAACccatttcaattgaaaatatatccaTATAACCGAGCCGAATAAAGTAcagatgaatgaaaataaggaGTCAAAGAATCGCACTGCACGAAGAGTTAGTTGAATAAAATGTGACGCAATTCTGAGATTTTTAGCATATcaattgtatattatacataataggGAGTGCAGCCGATATACACTAgttatcaattatattatactatattatTTAACAATAAACAATAGATCACGGACTATGTACGAATAAATTAACTATATTCTGAAGTGAGTGAATTCTCCCGGCTTCGACGGATTGGTCAATTCTTCCCGATTACCTTGGCACGTGCCGTTTCGATCATAATTCTTGAAGGAATAGCTCCAGCATAGGTCTTTTCTAGTTTCCTGATCATTTTCCGCCGCTAGATCCGCTTTGTTTTCCTTATCATACGTCAAATCGTTCTTCACTACGTTTCCTGCTTTGTTACGGTTCTTCTTTCTATATCCCTGACCCATTCCAGCAGCGAAGCTCTGCCGAATCACTGTGGAAAGGTTTGCTTCGTCTGTAGGGatgttgagaatttttcttgGCATCACGGCAACGTCTATTAATTTTCCCCGCGTATATTTGTCCTGGTTTTGAACCGACTTCTTCGGCGTAACGAGGTAGTAATTCTCCTCGTTCTCCCTGTCGCTGTAGTAAACAAGCTTCTTTGGCCTCAACACCTTCTTGTCGAATTCCTTGCGAGACTTGATCGGTGCTCCTGGCGTCGAGGCGCATCTTTCCTGTATATTCGGTGGCGTGGCTCGACCATTTTCATTCACATCCTCGTCGTCCTCGCAATCCTCGTAGACCAAAACCCTGGCTGCAGGGTTCGTCCGCTGGTTGTTCACCTTGATGTCGAATCGTTGTTGATTAGTACTTGATACCTGAAATAATATTGCGCATTGGTTACAAATTATTATCTGCGCAAACGAATTAAAGAATGATAATCACAATGTGACTGCGTTTCTCACcttgatactttttttctcgacCTCGGTGAAGTCGTGAAAGACGCTGGTAAccgtatcgaaaaatttcaattctttcgaaattattttacccTGTATTTTACGATCACTTCCTATCATTTCGACTCCGTTCTTCGCTGGTTCGGAATTGAATATCAACGCTCTCGCtgccttcttcttcctttccgccattttattttgtactttttcaCATTGGGCGTACAATAAGCTCTTCAACGCATAATGTCATGGAGATATACATAATTCATCCGAAGATAGATTCATATCTGTATACTTACTTCGTTATCCAAAATCTCCGAAATGTGAAGCTGGTATGCaaacgtaacgaaacaaaaaaatctcgCGAGTgacgattaaaaattttaaaccgtCATTATCGCGGCTCTCTTCACATCGTCCCTTTTATCACGAGTAAATCACGCATTGGCCTTGCCAATGATTAATATCTGAGACTCAGACAAATGGGAAATGCCAATTATTACTGAATCGTCAATCACCACtgagtaaaaagaaaatgataatcgGTATTGTAATAAATACGAGCCCGTGGtaccaacaatttttttcagacatttttttttttccacgttccTCTTTCGAGACAACGGCACAACAATTCAGAAATTAACGCAAGCTACCAGTTCTTTAATTACTTCTCATCACGTATACGGAAATGGTCAGGACTTACCTTAAGCAAGCAGATTGTAAGGTGAGAACAGGCCTGAGTTGGAAATGATAAGAACGAAACGGAATTAAGGTAACGAGTGCCAAAAGATCGGATGACTCGCAAGTGAGTTCGCAGAACAAAATCCGAAGTGAATAtctgtttgaaaaacaattgaacaGCAGCCGCGGAAGATTACAAATATCCGGCCAATCAGATCACCGTATACAGCGGCAAGGGCCAATGGGCAAGCCGCTTCAACGCTGGGCGGGAAACCGCGAAATacctctccttttttttcgtgttGCGCGATGTCGCCCGAAGTTAACCGAAGTCAGTTCGGCTCGGCAGGCAGCAGCCCACATGGAAAATGGAGATTGAACAGAGTGAGCAAAGGAGGCATTCGCCATCGTTGATGGTTGTATGGCAGGCGTCGTAAAACGGGCGGGTCGCTGCAGCGAAGAATAGAGCGTATTTGTGTGCTTAATGACTGTCGAAAGTGGACCGAATCGAGGAAGAAAATAGCCGCGAGCAGTTGAGAGGTAATGTTTAACGGGCTATTTGCCACAAAATTGTCAAAACATTATATTAAATTGCAGACTTCACGGGAGCTGAACCATTATCGGGGCACGTAAACTACCCATTGCGCATGCGCCGTTGCGGGAATGATAAATTTACGCGCAATACGTTTGGCTAACGTTTAATTATTCGACTGGATATATTTCCACCTCACATACCTGTCATTCCGAATTTTcctcgaattttcatgcatcAATTCACCCGCCGTATCCTCCCATCCCTAAGACCCAATCTCTTTGTCATTTTAACTGATATTAAACAATTAACACCAGTCGTACTTAAAACCTTATATTTtactaattaattaaaataagaaCGTCATGTTGTTCAATTTCACACATTATTTTATCCATGCCACATTTATATCTATACGAGTCGACTGCTTGCCTAGTGCATTCGTGCCTTTTGTTCTGATTCTAGTATTCAGCATCAGGCGCAAAtacaatttcaaacaaattttatatttaatttttttatttcagttcaGTGAATCAGAATTAGCGAAATGTCATCAGCTCAACTCGATCGTCAAATGAGGATGGGGAGTGTGAAAGAAAGGAAGGAGAACGAGAAGGGTAAAAAATCTGTCAACCTGGTTTACAAGAAGCACAAGCACGAGGAAAGTCGTCATTTTAAGTTCAGCAGAAAACGTTCGCAGAGTTTTACAGGGAATGGTAAATTTTTCCCACCTCATAAACGGCGTAAGAAAGACGGAGGTATTATTCCGCCGACAAAGTTTTTGCTCGGCGGTAACATCTGCGATCCGTTGAATCTGAACAGCATGCAAGACGAGGAGATAAACAGAGCGATGAATGCAGTTACTCCGAAGTCGAGTCCTTTGCCGACGCCGAAACATAGGAAAGGCGCCATCGAAGTTATCATTCCGCCTAACATATGCGACCCTCTGAATCTGAACAATTGTAATGACGATGATGAGTACGAGAAACATCTAATTTCCCCCACAAAAAAGGGCTCCAAGAGACGAAACAGAAAACGCAAACGCGCATCGTCCAGCTCTGGAAGGGACGACGCTATTGAACCAGCTTCGGAAGCAAAGAACAGCGAAAAGGAATCGGTAGAAAATGCCGAACCTGTGCCTGCTGGCGTTGAAGAGAAGGTCGAAATTAAGCTTGCCCCTGCACCTCTGAGTTCTCCGCCTAGTAATCCTCCAGTAGTGGAAACTAAACCAGAAACTACTAGTCCTCAGAAAGATAAGAACAAGTTACGCCTCAAGGGGCTGGACGATCTGAAAGACAAACGACTGCGTAAGGTGGACGTTAAGGATAAAATTGTCAGTCCTGTTATCCCACAACCTGGGGCTTGGAAACCGAGACCGCAGCATCGTGCTAGTCaggacaaaaagaaaaaggcaCAAAAATTGCCCAACTTTAGAGCCAAGGATGCGCAGTATCAATACGGCAACTATAACAGGTATTTGTTTAATTAAGTAAAGTTATAATTCTCTTAgtattaaacatttttcaaatatctacTTTTTTGAGTTTATTACAAAATGATTAAAGAATCAAGGACTCATttggtaaattaattttatttctaggTATTACGGATATCGAAATGCCCATGCCGAAGAAGATGGAAGACTCGGCGTGTTCGCCAGAAGAAAAGAGTTATTCTACGGGAAGGACGTGCTGGACATAGGATGCAACATTGGACACATTACATTGTCGATCGCCCGTGATTTTGCCGCACGTAGCGTGACTGGAATAGACATCGACAGGAAGCTGATTAACATAGCGAGGAAGAATGTCAAGCATTATGTGAACTGTGTCAGATCACCGGCGACTCATGAAGACGGAGGGAAAGGAAAAGACTGCGACGCGAGCTTTTATCCCCTATCGATGCCAATCAGCTACGGACTTATCGATATACCTGGTTTTACAAAGAACAAAAGTCAAAAAGGCTTCCCATACAATGTCACGTTTGTACAGGTAAGCAGCGATTTCATTTACATCTGCAAAAACTCGCTGTCATTCCAAAAAAGCGTCctgtaacgattttttctctaCCATTTTTCAGGGTAACTATATATTGGAAGACGACGCGCTGCTGGCTTCGGAACAGCCGCAGTTCGATGCTATATTATGCCTGTCGATAACAAAGTGGCTGCACTTAAATTTCGGCGACTTGGGGCTGCAGAGAGCTTTCAAAAGAATGCACGCCCAGCTGAGACCCGGCGGTGTACTTGTACTCGAGCCGCAGAGTTGGGGCAGCTatggaaagaagaagaatctcACTGTAAGTAATCGTGATCGTTGTATCTGGACGGCGCAGTTTTTTCGTTATTAAGAAAACTGATCATATACTTCTGGTTATGCTTTCAGGAACGGATATACAAGAATTATCACAGCATCGAGTTCTTACCGCACAAGTTTACACAGTATTTGCTGTCACCGGAGGTCGGTTTCAGTAAATGCGAGGTAGTTTCCATACCGCCACATCCTTCCAAGGGCTTCCAGCGGCCGATTCAGCTTTTTACAAAGGCACCCCTGACTCCCGAGACCGCAGGTGAACCGACACCAAGCTCGATGGCGCAAAGTGAACGCAGAGATTTTGAAAGGGATTTATTTCCAAAGGATTCTAAGAAGGAGGGAGGGAACATGTCGGAGATGAGTCAAATCAGCACGGAGTCACTCAGCCAATATGAGCAGTTAGAAAATGTTTACGCGCCCAGCGCCACACCCTGCTACGATACCCCGTGCCACACAAACGATAGTCAGCCGATAGAGCCTAAGACGATGTGTTACATTGATATGGATATAGAGAATGCGGAGAGCGCTGCTGCTAGTGCTGCTGCAAGTGCGGCAGTCGGTGGCAGAGGTGAGAAAACAGACATCGGTAACGATAACAAGCAGCAGTCAAAAGGCAGATGATAAGAAATTTGAAGAACTGTCGATGATAATCACTACGAGTAAATTAACCGAGTATCAACTAAAGCGGATAAAAGTTCGACCGCAGAACGAGAGGGTGATATTTGAGAGTagagaaggaataaaaaaaaaaaaaaaggtaccTACTTGTGATAAATGATGGACACGATTGAAGCGGACAATTGATACTTTGTTGCCAAAATTCAACTCGAAAccacaagaaaaataaagatattGACAAATACCAGTGACGACAATCGCGAATGCCATAGCCTAGCTACATAGCGTtctaaaaaatgtatttctgaTCAACGAGATGGAGGATAACGTACTTTTCTTGGGCTCGACggacaagaagaagaagaagacgaaggagacgaggaggtgaaaaataaaaagaagtaTATGAATTTGAGCGGAAGTATAAATGCGGCAAAGTGCGGTAAAGCAATAGGTAATAATATCGATAACAGACGATGCAAAACACTGTCAAGAGTGACGAACCAAACCATGATGAGCGTAAAACAATTCTGCGATCGTTAACAACATGCGAGAAGAAACAGAGATCgattgtataaatatgtacgtaAATCTAAGGTAGAGCAATAGCTATGAGAAAGTAGACGAAAGAGACTGGAGAATAGATGAAACGAGTAAAGTGACGAGCAAAAGAGAAGGGAATTAATAGAAATGAGAAATATCTATCTatagatgtaaaaaaaaagagctaTGTGAGAGAGAAGTCCGAAGAACAGACACAGCCAGCGACTAGGCGAGTGCGAACGCGGAAAGTTAAATCCGATAAGACGTAAGTTGAAATCGTACGATCGAACTTGAATAGTTATTCAGGTTGTAAATGGTGGTGCTAATAAGCCTGGTGTGCATGCGCTGTACCTGATTACCCGTTTACGTATTGTTGGCGAATAGGTACGTACTTCAAAGCCAAATGAAACGTCGCTGTTGTTTTACCATTTGATTGTCGACCTctgtttatattataataataacatacGCGTTAAATTACTTACTTAACATTCTCGCTAtgtaaatacgtatatatataatattataatataacacacacacacacacgcgcatatatgtatattttagaTAATTATTAAGAtagttttatcaaaaatttgtattagCTCATGGTATATACTTGTAATGCTAGAAAATTTCAACGCTATCGTGATAATAGTTAAATTCTAATTTCTCAATTGGTAGATATAGTTAGTTATCGCTGAATATAAAATCACACCTTTACGATTTATGTATACGCAGTTTACCGACACCGACaagtttattattatcacgtAGAAATCTACAAggcttcttttctttttgttttttcccccgttttattattgataattttttatttcttatttcctTGTCTCTCTCGTTCCATCCCTTGGATTTAAATAACGGAGCTTTAACTTCTCACCTATTAACATGTAataaagataataattataataatgataacgatgataaataagtattgaaaatttataatgcaGGAACATTTGAAACTCAAAACAAGAcaaatacatacacacataacGTATATGTATCcacgataaaattaattatcaatagttgaacgaaattttcttaaataaaacatttttcacgtGTCCGAAATCATTTCCATATGCgcataattaatttcaacacaACGTATGAATGCTGACATATTATGCCGTTCTCCGCATACTATACGCATGTACATTTTCGTCAGTTTACAAGTCACTTAAATATATTCTACTCCCCCGCGATTGAAGAGACGCGGAAATACCGAGACCCCATGCCAAGATCGTACAATACGTACCATACATAAATACCTATATGCGTGGAGTTTTACACTTGACTTGACTCACATTTCCACTACGACTAttttccttgaaaaaaaaattataaaataaagaaaattctcCCCTCACGTTACACGTCCGCAGTCTTCTTCTGCACGAAGTcgtgaggggaaaaaaaatcaccaaaaacgttgtttttttttcgttatattttatttattttttaacgcgtgaaacgtgtaaaagaaaaaacacttCGCAACTTCCGGTTCTTATAAGTACAGTAAATGGGTATAAATTGAGCGCTTCAATTTACAGCATTTATGTGGAATGCCCGTTATAGATCAATTAGCAGTAtacacctatatatatatatttatattaaaatctGTTGTAAAAATATGTGTGAAAAGCAGCAGGAAAGAGAATTTAAAGTTTACGtgtttattaaaaatcataaagatcgaaataaatatatcagtGACACACGAATCGATAtgcgaataaatttcaaaaagactttttcgttattttttcatcttttctctttttattttttttcttttgattaaAAACTGTCTCGTTGATCCTTTGTATTCTGCTAGTCCACAAAAGTTCTTTCCTGCAGCGCTTGAAGTGttaaaattatatgaaaagtTCGGCACAGAGTTATCCGATCACTTTAAGCGGTAGTATTATTAATGTATGTGATTCATATTTAAGTTATAGAGGCGTGCTGGCTGTGCCTGTGTTTAAGCAATCGagccaaaataaaattcaaataccaTCAAAGCCCGTGCCTAATTAAACCCTCTAAGATGAACTATACAGGGCTGCGATATATTAAATATCAATCAATTAGGTTACTCATTCGAAGACTGACTTTTTGGCTTTACTCAAAATTCTttaaatgaaatgatattctcgttaataaaaaaaaaacaaaaaaaaaaaaaaaattcgaactaAGGTTaacaacaaaagaaaaaaaaaggaaaaaaaaagaaagaaagaaaaaaaataggaaaaagaaaaattgtctaCAGCTTTTAAATTACACGCTGAATTTTGATgcccgtttttttttatcaaatacaATCTGTAAGACTACATAATTTGACGCTCCTGATTTCGATCGATTTTGTAATCTGTCTGTTCTCGTTCGTGCGATTAAttgtcaagtttttcaattatgcAATCGAATTCTCGATACGACATTCATTCttcttttacaaaaaaatgtatctaCCCACACGTGGGTGCATCTATCGATGTGTTatgtatacaggtataatGTTACGCTGTAAAAAAGCTACTGTCAAACagcaaataaatgaataaataaattagtaCTATGTATAGAAGAgtaatttgtaaattgaagATTTGTAATATTATTCTGGATTATGAAATtcatgaattgaaaatatcaccgaagaagatgaaaaagaaggaaatttaataacgaaCGTATAAATATAGGCATATATACGCTTTAGaattaaattgtaatttaGTTGAACTTTGAGGCCtcgttattaaatattatttcatagttgttatttatttttaaattaaaaattgaacaccATGCGAAGAGCtcttttcaattcaataaatttgaCGCGAGTAATTAGTGGAAAAAAagtagtattattattattgaacgTCAGTCATTTGTTGCGCatcaattttagaaaaaatagaaaaaaaatttacaaatcaaAGAAGGagtcaaaaagtaaaaatcaaaGGTGAGGAATGTCAATTTTACCGATTGCAGAGCATGAATTCGTCTTGAACGATAAGAGTGTGAAATGCTAATTTCTAAATTCTTTTGATCTTTTCATTGAAGGCGAATAAATGATACATGTAATCAGATATTCTCACCGCGTGTTAAATACATGCAGCCGTTAATTAAACAGGAcatgataaataaatgtaaattttataagtatatgtataataatacgtagCTACGCTATCCCAGCGATAATAAttgatcgttgaaaaaaataaataaataaataaaataacgcaaaggaagaataattattcgtgtattaattatatttacatttgtaaatgaaatttaatgtCAAACGAAAACAATTATGAATTGGGATAGCGTATTTATAATCGTGATGCACAATTAGATTATAACGTTGACACTGTAACAGTACCTAAATACGATATTATTATGAGAGTTTTGcctattgttattattattattattattattattattttttctcgtttcaaaagtaaaaataataggTGTATATTGAATatagaaaattaagaaaatccTACGACCTGCAGCAATCTATAATTACGCATTGATTgtataaaatgatgaaataataaactattcattttaaattatttcctAGGCTCGTTTTaattcatttgtattttttaattattctcacCGATATTCCACCGAACTACGATagttgtatgaaaaataaaaaaggatagtatgatataaaaaaaaaaagttctagAAACTGAAATGTCATTTATTGCGAAGATACAAGACAATTTCggctataattattatacgtggTTATACAAATAGCATGCCAAGTGCAGCTTAGCTGGTTTTTCGTatgttataaattatattataccgcGCGTAATTTCATACCGCTCGTTTATACtccgtatatgtataacgtgtCTAATTTTAGATCTACGAATCATATGGTGGGTGTTTCAGAATTAAATCTATGACACAGCAGGTCTCTGCGGTGCAgcatatattaataattttatcgtaCATCCTTTTCACCGGcaaagttttctttcttctccaTTCGATAGTACgttgatgtcaaaaaaaaaaaaaaaatgcatataGGTATAAGTATGTGTATTAATAATATTCCGTGAATCATTGTTGTTGAACGTTGTTAAAGATTCTCAATGCTGGCCGTCGTCGTTTTCTTTACCTTTCGTTGTTACGggaatgttttttgttttttactgaCTGTTGTACGATATGCAAATTCGGCTATAAAATCAAATCAATTTATGACGAAATTATAATGAAGTCCATTAAAATCGCAGTCGCATCATAGCCTTGAAATGTATAATAGGTGGATTTTGATCACGAAGCAACAAGATTTACATACACGACATACactgtaaatatgtatatgcatatgttATACGCttgaaagtgaatttttgGCAGTGATCACCTTGGGCTAACAATTATCTAAGAATTATACCGTATGTGCATGTGTATTGCGTACACACGTGACTAGAATACGTGAATTTTTGAGAACCGTGAaagaactgtttgaaaaattaatcatattctatgtataatacgtatacgtgtacatgtGTTATAATActaagatttaaaaaattattgcattatcatcatcatcatcatcattatcgtcATCATCTTGAATAATTCCTGATGTTCattgaatgaattattaaatattgcGTTATTATATGACTCTGTTCCTCTTTTCAttataaagagagaaaagaggacgacagaaaaaaaaatttttccacgttGTCCGGCAACATTTtcattatcttttttttttcaatatttaacgATGTGTCGTATACTTTCTACATTTGTTATTAAAGGGGATTATGTATACGTTATATAATATtggttatacgtataatataatcgagaagaattataatacataatattttacTATGTTAGTATGCATTATATGTTATTATACGAGTCCGATTGAAATTAgttcaattatattatcatgtattatataattacGTCTCAAAgatttaaatatatacatacaataatgtatgtatttattgaaaatactTACAACCGTCATCGAAATCGGTTGTACGATTATAGGAATTAAGATAGAATAACAAACTACGACGGAGCGCCTGCACCCCTGTAATCAACtagcaaactttttttttatcaatagtCAATTACAACTAGAATTACGTATCATTACCATTACTATTGTTATGTATGTAGGTACCTACCTGTTGCTAGTCTAAGACTGATTCGTTCTTCAAATACTTGGtctatatattattacatgtgtgtatatttattatttattcatcaaatCTCAAAGGCAGCTTTCATTAGTTTCTCTACCTCCACCACCcccttggaaaaaaaaaaaaaacaaagcaacGAGACAAAGTTAACAAAGTTCgtaattttcgataaaaaaatatctaaactCAGATGTccattttttctgaaaaatttaccgagataataaatataaaaacataTAATTGTTCGTccaatttgatttttgaaatatttgatgaaTCTACCCTGCTTGAATTCTTTTACAGTAGTAACGACGATAACGGTAATTCATACTATAGGTACgatggaaatttgaaaaaataactattCGTCGACCAGTTCCCACAGCATTAGAGCAGCGTCTGTACCGCCGACTGTCACAACGTTTTGATCGTTGTAGAGAAAACGGGCGCAGGCAACCTGCGAGCTGTAAACCTTTTCCTCGATGTACTCGGCCTTCGAACTGGTGCAAGGATACCGGAAAAGCCTCAGATAACCCTCGGCGTCCCCGGAAACGAGCATGTCGTGGGCTGCCGAACGACTCGAGGTCGACAAGACGGTGTTCAAAGGGTAGTAACGATTGTTCCACATACCTACGAATCCGTCGAAGGACAACTCGTTACGAGTGTGGAATAGCTACGAGAGTTCTGAATATAGATTCCGTCACCGTTACTTTGCTTGGctttatttttctcgataaGGATCGAAAGTATGGTAAAGTAGGGCAAATTGTCGGCAAGGCAGAGCAAATTGTCGGTAAGGTAGGGCAAATTATCGGCAAGTTTGGCCAACGAAATGATCCGATGACCGGTAAGAATACAGCTTAATTACCCGCCTTAATTAGATTAGGATATAGTCTAAGTCAATTAGAGCAGGGATATCCTCCCCACtcttctaaaaaaaaaaaaaaggtttatGTCTTAGCCAAGTGAAGCGTATTTCAGCACTTCAATAGTTATTCTAATCTTTCTCacgataaattgaatttcaactttgaATGATCGTCGCTTTGCGAAgcgaaggagaaaaaaaaatccggatCATGATAAAAAAAGTTGTCTATTCAAGAATACTGTtg
It encodes the following:
- the LOC124302022 gene encoding uncharacterized protein LOC124302022 is translated as MEDDHNTVIPNLHGLWIECCEPTCKKWRYVANIDDPLEVPEEWYCSMNSDKSRNKCSAPECTELPKDEMFIESKFKAGSIVWAKVIGHPWSPAMIDFSPEFKRFYWFDNPNSIVPSQYYVTFFGKTIVNRAWIKSNFFKPFVGNENPSFALKAKLRGKNLTVSQRKKIVEGCAIAEEAMHLTILQRLKKYSYNSWRLAKQLSKLFKNTENSTNSIQPAPHADSGSSENDAGLSGIEKNTLIVINDRPRRSLKQPKKKEQEKYSTKTSFKREKTPVVTTAENENTELNDSGINNATEISSSSNCDSLNDTCSVNSSLLQDSLTFKGEGTFLAPLNRHAIDTRKEQKNQGVAEKYSVLSDKKHLNVSDIRKGVNKPFQKLVVNSNVAQTKNKEPSSIDKVIEEGEATMVKSPEVIECSPQRPPSSLSLRLRSLNEDRKNRCSLQGSMSEKLIRNDKENELPGSRYLKALSEFTTRDESAHESWTQSGRKTGDQTSAIRKPPAWFFDDKKREEEQEKSFEKVISRMSIDGDIDRIRTEARQSLLSETSGESGPTVSRQNERLEKRPQHIQYIELLTSDEDF
- the LOC124302296 gene encoding 7SK snRNA methylphosphate capping enzyme bin3-like; the protein is MSSAQLDRQMRMGSVKERKENEKGKKSVNLVYKKHKHEESRHFKFSRKRSQSFTGNGKFFPPHKRRKKDGGIIPPTKFLLGGNICDPLNLNSMQDEEINRAMNAVTPKSSPLPTPKHRKGAIEVIIPPNICDPLNLNNCNDDDEYEKHLISPTKKGSKRRNRKRKRASSSSGRDDAIEPASEAKNSEKESVENAEPVPAGVEEKVEIKLAPAPLSSPPSNPPVVETKPETTSPQKDKNKLRLKGLDDLKDKRLRKVDVKDKIVSPVIPQPGAWKPRPQHRASQDKKKKAQKLPNFRAKDAQYQYGNYNRYYGYRNAHAEEDGRLGVFARRKELFYGKDVLDIGCNIGHITLSIARDFAARSVTGIDIDRKLINIARKNVKHYVNCVRSPATHEDGGKGKDCDASFYPLSMPISYGLIDIPGFTKNKSQKGFPYNVTFVQGNYILEDDALLASEQPQFDAILCLSITKWLHLNFGDLGLQRAFKRMHAQLRPGGVLVLEPQSWGSYGKKKNLTERIYKNYHSIEFLPHKFTQYLLSPEVGFSKCEVVSIPPHPSKGFQRPIQLFTKAPLTPETAGEPTPSSMAQSERRDFERDLFPKDSKKEGGNMSEMSQISTESLSQYEQLENVYAPSATPCYDTPCHTNDSQPIEPKTMCYIDMDIENAESAAASAAASAAVGGRGEKTDIGNDNKQQSKGR